One part of the Ailuropoda melanoleuca isolate Jingjing chromosome 6, ASM200744v2, whole genome shotgun sequence genome encodes these proteins:
- the LOC105237522 gene encoding LOW QUALITY PROTEIN: S-adenosylmethionine decarboxylase proenzyme-like (The sequence of the model RefSeq protein was modified relative to this genomic sequence to represent the inferred CDS: inserted 1 base in 1 codon) — protein MFVSKRCFILKTCDTTFLVKALVSLLKLARDYSGFDLIQSFFYSRKNFMKPSHQGYPHRNFPEAIEFLNAIFPNGAAYCMGDMNSDYWYLHTLGFPETRVINXDQTLEILMSEFDPAVMDQFFMKDGVTAKDVTCESGIHDLRPGSVTDATLFNLSGYLMNEVKSDGAYWTIHITPEPEFSYVSFETNFSQTSYDDLIGEVVEVFMPGKFVTVLFVNQSSKCRTVLSSPQKIEGFKRLDCQSAMFNDYNFLFTSFAKKQQQQQN, from the exons ATGTTTGTCTCCAAGAGATGTTTCATTTTGAAGACATGTGATACCACCTTCTTGGTAAAAGCACTGGTTTCCCTGTTGAAACTTGCTAGGGATTACAGTGGGTTTGATTTGATTCAAAGCTTCTTTTATTCTCGTAAGAATTTCATGAAACCTTCTCATCAAGGGTACCCACACCGGAATTTCCCGGAAGCAATAGAGTTTCTTAATGCAATTTTCCCAAATGGAGCAGCATATTGTATGGGTGATATGAATTCCGACTATTGGTACCTGCATACTTTGGGTTTCCCAGAGACTAGGGTGATCA CAGATCAAACCCTGGAAATTCTGATGAGTGAATTTGACCCAGCAGTTATGGACCAGTTCTTCATGAAAGATGGTGTCACTGCAAAGGATGTCACTTGTGAGAGTGGAATTCATGACCTGAGACCAGGTTCTGTCACTGATGCCACACTTTTCAATCTTTCTGGGTATTTGATGAATGAAGTGAAATCGGATGGAGCTTATTGGACTATTCACATCACTCCAGAACCAGAATTTTCTTATGTTAGCTTTGAAACAAACTTTAGTCAGACCTCTTATGATGACCTGATCGGGGAAGTTGTGGAAGTCTTCATGCCAGGAAAATTTGTGACAGTCCTGTTTGTAAATCAGAGTTCTAAATGCCGCACAGTGCTTTCTTCACCCCAGAAGATTGAAGGCTTCAAACGTCTTGATTGCCAGAGTGCTATGTTCAATgattacaattttctttttaccagTTTTGCTAagaagcagcaacaacaacagaattga